The sequence below is a genomic window from Clostridium sp. BJN0001.
TGTTGATGCAGTGGATATGGTGCTGTGGGCGGACAGCGATACAGATATTTATCAATCAAATTTATTTATAAATTATGATAACATAAAAGATTATTATAAAGATAATTGTGCCGTGATGGATGTTACGTTTAAAGGCGGAGATTCTGACAGCAGTACTCACAAAGCTATAGATGAAATAAAAAAAATCACAGGAGATAAAGGTTCATTTATGGGATCTGCCGTCGAAAATAAATCTTTAAGTGAAACACTTTCAAAAGAAATAAGTATTGCTATGGTAATAGCGGTAGTGTTAATTGCTATTATATTAACACTCACAACAAATTCATGGTTTGAACCAGTTTTGTTTTTAATGATTATGGGAATAGCAATAATTATAAATATGGGAACAAATATTATATTTGGTACAATATCGTTTTTGACATTTTCAATAGCGGCAATTCTTCAGCTGGCTGTTGCTATGGATTATTCCATATTTTTGCTTCACTCATTTACAAGAGAGAGACAAGCAGGGTTGGAGCCAACTCAAGCTATTGCAAATGCAGTAAGAACTTCTGTAATTTCAATTTTATCTAGTGGTGCAACTACAATAGTAGGATTTATAGTTCTTGCACTTATGAATTTTAAAATTGGATCTGATATGGGTTTTGTTCTTGCAAAAGGAATAGTAATAAGTTTAATTACAGTTTTATTACTTATGCCAGCACTTATTTTAAGGTGGTCAGATAAGATTGAGAAAACAGCTCATAGAATGTTTATACCACCATTTAACTGCATTTCAAATTTAATATATAAATCAAGATATGTTTTATTTGCAGTAGTAGTTTTACTCGTTCTTCCAGCTTATGTTGGACAAACTATGAATAACTTTACTTATGGAAATTCAGCGCTTGGTGCAAGTAAAGGTACTGTAGTTTATGATGATACAGAAAAAATAAATAAAATTTTTGGAAGAAGCAATCTTATCTTAGCTATGATTCCAAATGACAGTCTTGTTACTGAAAAGAAAATTTCTGATGATATTGAAGATCTTTATTATGTAAAATCTGTAACATCAATAGCAAATAAACTTCCTGAGGGAGTACCTGAAAGTATTATTCCTAAAAGTATTACAAATGAACTTCATACAGATGATTATTCACGAATAATGATTTTTGTAAAATCATCAGATGAAAGTGATTTAGCTTATGAAGCATCAGATAAAATAAAAAGTATTGTTAATAAATATTATCCGGGAAAATCATATGTAGTTGGTGTTACACCTTCAACACAGGATATAAAAGATATATTAACAAAGGATTATAACAGAGTTAATATAATATCACTTATAGGTGTTATTATAGTTGTAATGATTACATTTAAGTCAGGTATAATTCCTATAGTTGTTATGATACCTATTCAGATAGCAATATTCTTTAATATGGCTATACCGTATTTAATAGGTGATGAAATGATGTATATGGGGTATATAATAGTAAGTTGTATTCAGCTTGGAGCTACAATAGATTACTCAATTCTTCTTACGAATAATTACCTCGATGCGAGAACACAGTATGACAAAAAAGAATCGGCACTTCATGCAATATCAAGGAGTGCACTTTCAATTCTTACATCTGGAACAATACTTACAACTGTTGGATATGGACTTTATTTTACATCAACAGTTAATGCAGTTGCTGGTATAGGAAGACTTGTAGGAAGAGGAGCATTATTTAGCATGATACTTGTACTTGGACTTTTACCAATGCTTCTTCTTAAATTTGATAAGATAATATTTAGTCAGAAAGCAAGAATGGAGAAACTTTTAAAATTTGCAAAAGCAAGGAACAAGAAGATAAGACTTACAGCTAGAAATAGACTTGAAATTAGACATAAAAAAGCTAAAGAAAGAAGAAAGAAAATTTCAAAAGCTCTTAAAGGAAAAATAAAACATAAAGATATAGACAGAAATAAGTCAAAGATTAAGGACAAAAAGAGCGAAGAGAGGAGTATAGAATATGATAAGAAGAAATAGATTTATAGCAGCATCATTAAGTGTTATGACAGCAGTATCGTTAATAAATCCATTTTTAAAAGTTTATGCAGCAGCACCTACTGTAACTGCAGATGAATCAGTTTATGCCAATCTTGATTATTATGGAAGCATTTCTGATATGAATATAGTTAAAAGTTGCAGTTTAAATGGGAATACTGAATTTACTGATTATGGTGATTATGCTAAAGTAGTAAATATGTCAAACTATGCAGAGCCTGATATAGATGATGATAAAGTTACATGGAACCTTGAAGGGGAAGATCTAAAAAAGAGATTTTATTATGAATGTACTCCAAAATCAAATGATGTAGAATTTCCTTGGACATTTGATATTTCATATAAATTAAATGGTGTTCCTGCAAAAGCTGAAGATTTAGCTGGAGCATCAGGAGAAATTGAAATGAGTGTTAAAGCAGTTCCAAATGAAGATGCACAGGATTATTATAAAAATAACATGATACTTCAAGTTGCTACAATGATTGATATGGAAAATACATTGAGTGTTGAGGCAGAAGGTTCTCAGCTTCAATCAATTGGTTCTTATAAAGCTGTAGTATTTGCAGCACTTCCAGGTGAAGAAAATACATTTACTATAAGAATAGGAACTAATGATTTTAAGAGTAGTGGACTTGTTATGATGATGATTCCGGGAACACTTGAAAGAATAAAAGATATAAAAGATCTTAAGGAAAAGAAAGACAAGGTAGATGATTCTGCAGATGCTATAAATGAAAGCCTTAATGAAATACTTAATGTTATGTCAAGTATGTCAACTGGAATAAATACAGCATCGAAAGGATTAGATGAGTTAAATGATACAAGAGGATATATAAGCTCAGAGAAAGGAAATGTATATAATAATGTTGACATTTCACTTGATGATATAGATAAACTTGTCGATCAGATAAATAAGTATTATCCAGAATTAAAAAATTCTGAACAGATGGTTAATGATTTGAATTCTAATATTAATGATTTAGTTGGAAGTGTGATTAACCTTAAGAGTGATCTTTCAAGTTATAAATCCGATATTAATAAGATACAGAGGCTTTTAAAGAGATATCAGACAATAATAAATGATACTAATAAAGAGCAAGATGATAGAGATGATGCTATTGATGATTTAAAGGATGCACTTGGAGATTTTAAAGGAGATTTGTCAGATCTTGGAGATAATGTAGGCAAATCTAATACAAGTATTGGACAAACTAAACAAAGTGTTGAAGATCTTATTAAAAAGAAAGCAGAAGCAGAGGCATTATCAAAGCTTCCAACTAATGCACCAGATGCAGTAAAAGAAGCTTATAAGAATGTAGCAGATAAAGCTGCAGAAGAGAAAATTAAACCAGTTGAAAATGCTGTAAGCCCTGCACTTGAAAATCTTACATCAACTAATACAAAAATTTCTTCATCATTAGATTCTGGAAAGGATCTTGCAAGTTCTATTGAAGATGTAATTGATGTAGGAGAGGATTACTGTGAAAATATTGATAAAGCATTAGATAATACTGATAATATGATAGACAAGCTTAATGATGTTAATAAAACATTAAAAATATCAATAGATAAAGTTCAAGATTCAATAGATAATCTTGATACACTTAATCAAACTGCAGATAGCTATAAGGATAATACAATTAATGTTATTAAAGAATCAGAAAATTTAATTAACAAGTTTAGCGATTCTATGTTTGATTTAAAATTTGCATTAAAATCAGCTGAAAATACTATGCAAAATGCAGGAAATAAACTTGATCCTGCTACAAAAAGTACTTTAGATGGTCTTATAGATATACTTGATAAATCTCTTGATGCAGTTGGAACATCAGATTCTATAAAAAATGCAAAAGATACTATAAAAGATGCGATAGATAGTGAAGAGAAAAAGTATGAAGATGATACTAATACTTTAAATATGGATGCAGAGCATCCACTTGAATCTTTTACATCTGATAAAAATCCTGAACCTTCAAGTATACAGATAATATTAAGGACGCAGGAAATAAATAAGGACGCTGTAAAAGATAATTCTGAAGATCTTGAATATAAAGATAAGAATATAGGAATATTACAGAGAATAGGAAATATCTTTAAGAGAATTTATCATGCTGTCGTAGGAGAATAAAAAAAGCAATAAATTTTTTAAACTAAGTAAAAAAGGTTATCGGGTTCATTATATGAATAAGATAACCTTTTTTGTTTTATGTTAAACTATAATTAAAGAATAATTTGCAGTTTTAAGGAGATAAGTCATGCAAAAAATTATATTAGATAACAAAATAACACTTATTATAAAGCATACAGATTTAAATATATCATCTGTCTGTATAGGATTTGAAGCTGGCGCTGGAGCAGAATATGATGAATCATTATATGGTTTAGCACATGCTGTGGAACATATGGTTTATAAAGGAACAAAAAATAGAGATGAAAATGAAATAAATGAAAAGCTTACTGATATATTTGGCTTTAACAATGCAATGACAAATTATCCGTATGTTATTTTTTATGGGACATCACTTACAGAAAATATTGAAGAGGGCATAGAACTTTTATCTGATGTTATACTTAATCCTACATTTAAAGAAGATGGATTTGAGGAAGAAATGAAAGTTATAAAGCAGGAATTAAATGAATGGGATTCTGATTTAGAGCAGTATACTGAAGACAGATTATTCTTCAATTTGTTTAAGAAAAGAAGAATAAAATACCCTATAATAGGGACAAATAAAAGCCTTCAGAATATAAAAGTTTCAGATTTAATAAAATTTTATGAAAAATATTATGTTTCAAATAATTGCGTAATAGCAGTTGTATCATCGCTTGAACCTAAAATTATTAAAAAAATTATAGAAAAATATTTTTCTAATATGAAAAATGGAGAAATTAAAAATCATTATATAGAGTATGAAGATACAAAAAGTAAAATATTTAAAGATACTAATAATTCTAAAAATACAGAAGTTTTAATTGTATCTCAGATTAATAAATTAGAAAAAAAAGAATATAAAAATTTAAAAATTTTTGATGAATTTTTTGTTAAAGGGGTTAACTCAGTTCTTTACAATGCTTTAAGAACTGAAAATTCACTCGTTTATGATGTTTTATCATCTATAGAATATGATAAATACATAAAGCTTTATAAAATAAGATTTAGTGCGTCTATAGATAATGCTGAAAAAGGCATAGAGGTTTTTAGAAAAATTATTAATAACTTAGATGATTATAAAAGTAAGTTTAGAGAATCTTTAGAAAAAATAAAGAAGAGTATTCTTCTAAAAGAGGAACTAAAAAGTGAAACTACTATTTCATCTGCTAAAAAACTTGTTATAGATTATATAATGTTTAAAGGTATGAAAGAAATAGATGAAATGGAAATCGAAACTGAAGATATAGTTAATGTAGCTAAAAAAGTTTTATCTAATATTTCTATTGAAATTGCTCAAAAATAATGTTAAGGAGATAAAAAATGAATAAAAAACTTCCACTTTTGGCTGAAGTGTTAAAATATCATGATGAAAAAAATTTATTATTATCGATGCCTGGAAATAAAGGAGGAAGAGGCTTTTTAATAGATAAGTATGGAAGAAAATTTGCTGAAAATATGGGATTTATTGATATTACTGAAGTTGATCCGCTTGATAATTTTCAGTGTCCTAAAGGAGTTATAAAAGAAGCACAAAATCTTTTAGCAAAAACTTATAATTGCAAAAAAGCATATTTCCTTGTTAATGGAAGTTCATCTGGAAATATGATATCTATTTTTTCAGCATTTAATGAAAAAGATCATGTGGCGATTGAAAGAAATTGTCATAAATCTATATATAATGCTTCTATTTTAAGAAAACTCAAAGTAACATATATAGACTGTCAGGTTGATAAAGATACAGGAATACCTCTTCCTCCTAATGAAAATCAGATATTTAATGCCTTGAAAAAAGATAAAAAAATAAAAGGCGTAATTTTAACATATCCAAGTTATTATGGAATTACATATGATATACGATCTGTAATTAAAAAATTAAAAGAAAAAGAAATGAAAGTTATTGTTGATTCTGCACATGGTGCACATTTTGGACTTTCAAAAAATCTGCCTGATAATATATCTGATTTGGCAGACTATACAGTTTTAAGTGCTCATAAAACACTTCCTGCACTTACTCAAAGCGCGTATTTAGCAGTAAATGATTTAAATTCTAATGTAGAATTTTATATAGGAAGTTTTATTTCTACATCACCTTCTTATATTTTAATGTCATCCTTAGATTATGCAAGATACTATATGGATACATATGCAAAAAAAGATTATGAAAATCTAATAACTTTGATGAAATATTGGAAAGATAAAATAAATAATGAAACTCATTTTAATATATTATCAAAAGATGATCTTAAAATTTATGGAAATTATGATGTTGATTTATCAAGATATGTAGTAGTAACGGAGAAAGGATATTCAGGTCATAAACTTTTGAAATATTTAAGAGAAAAAAAGATTCAGTGTGAGATGAGCTTTGAAAGAGGAGTAGTTTTAATTTTTTCACCATTTAATGATAATAATGATTTTAAAAAAGTATTTAATGCACTTTTAGAAATTGATATTAATAAAATTAAAGAAAATCATTCTTATTTTGATATGATATATAAAATACATGAAAAAAAATTAGAGCCATATGAAGTATTTTCATCTGAGAGCGAATTTGTATTTTATAAAAATGCTATAGGAAAAGTATTAAAAGAATCAATAGTACCATATCCCCCAGGGATACCACTTGTATGTGCAGGAGAAGTCTTAAATGAAGCAGATATTAATATTATAGATGAATATGTAAATAATAATAAAGATATAATAGGAGTATATGATAAAAAGGTCAATATTTTAAAATAAAATGTATATAATAAGCAAAATCGTAAATACTACTAATGTTAAAGTTAATAAGTTTAGCTTTGATATACATATTTATGAAACGGAGGTGAACTGCTGCTGAGTTAAGTATAGAGCAGCGGAACATTTATGACAGACAAGACAATTACTTGTAGAGATTGTGGAAAAGAATTTATTTTTACTGAAGGAGAACAGGAATTTTATAAAGAAAAAGGATTCCAAAATGATCCAGTAAGGTGCCCAGAGTGTAGAAGAAAGAAAAAAGAGAATCATAGAAGAGATTATTAATAAAATTTTTAAATTATACTTGAATTATATGCACTAATAAGACTATAATTAATTATGATTTAAAAAATATTTTAATTATAGATAGTAAAAGATTATGATAAGAAATAGTATATTAGGATTAACTTTTAGAGAGCTGAAGGTAGGTGTAATTCAGCAGTGATTCCTAGTAGAAGCAGTCTTTGAATTTTGCTTTTGAAAAATAGATTTATTCTAATTAGAAAGCAACGTTTAGCTTACGTTAATGAGTTTATATAATTTATTTTATATTGGTGAGTGAATAATTTTTTATTATTTATTAGGGTGGTACCGCGTAGAATGTCCTTCGTCCCTTATTGGGATGAAGGATTTTTTTATATACTTTTATTAAGGAGGTAATAAGTATGAATGAAATATTAGAAATTCTTGAAAGTAACAGCAGATATTCTGATAAGCAGATAGCCGTTATGACAGGAAAAACAGTAGAAGAAGTAAGAGATGCAATAAAAGATTATGAGGAGAAAAGTATTATTGCAGGATATACTACTCTTATAAACTGGGAGAATACAGGTAAAGAAACAGTTACTGCACTAATTGAAGTTAATGTCACTCCTCAAAGAGGTGAAGGATTCGATAAAGTAGCAGAAAGAATATATAAATTCTCAGAAGTTAAAGCATGCTATCTTATGTCAGGAGGATTTGATCTTACTGTAATAGTAGAAGGAAAAACAATGAGAGAAGTTGCACTTTTTGTATCTGAAAAACTTTCAATGCAGCAGTATGTATTAAGTACATCAACACATTTTGTTCTTAAAAAGTATAAGGATCATGGAACAATATTTAAAGAGAAAAAAGTAGACGATAGGGAGGCTATATTTATATGATACTTGAAAATATGATACTTAAAAACGTAAAAAATATGCCGCCATCAGGTATAAGAAAGTATTTTGATATGATAAATGAAATGGATGATGTAATATCTTTAGGAGTTGGAGAACCTGATTTTGTAACACCGTGGAATGTAAGAGAAGCTGGCATTTATTCTCTTGAAGAAGGACACACTCATTATTCATCTAATGCAGGTTTTGTTGAACTTAGAAATGAAATAGCAAAATATTTATATAGAAGATTTAATTTAAGTTATAACCCTCTTAGCGAAATAATAGTTACAGTTGGAGGAAGTGAAGGAATAGATCTTGCTCTAAGGGCTATTGCAGGTCCTGGAGATGAAGTTATAATTCCTGAACCAAGCTTTGTTGCATATAAAGGAATTACAACATTTATAGGTGCAAAACCAGTTACTATTGAACTTAAGGAAAAGGATAATTTTAAGCTCACAAAAGAGAGTCTTTTAAAGGCAATAACTCCAAAGACTAAAGTTGTTATAATACCATTTCCAAATAATCCAACTGGTGCTGTAATGACAAAAGACGATTTAAGAGAGATAGTAGATGTTCTAAAAGATAAAGATATTATAGTAATATCAGATGAAATTTATGCAGAGCTTTGCTATGAAGACAAGCATGTATCAATTGCATCTTTCCCAGAAATGAAAGATAAGACTCTTGTTATTAATGGTTTTTCAAAATCGTATGCTATGACAGGATGGAGACTTGGATATCTTTGTGGAAATGAGATACTTTTAAAACAAATGAAAAAGATACATCAGTATGCTATAATGTGTTCTCCAACAATTGCTCAGTATGCAGCAATAGAAGCATTAAAACATGGAGACGATAGTGTAAACAGTATGGTAAAAGAGTATAATAGAAGAAGAAGAGTATTAATTGATGGATTTAGAAAAGCTGGCTTAAGCTGCTTTGAACCTCATGGAGCATTTTATGTTTTTCCATGTATTAAAAGTACACATATGTCATCTGAAGAATTTTGTGAGCAGCTTCTTATTAATGAAAAAGTACTTACAGTTCCAGGAAATGCTTTTGGAGACTGTGGAGAAGGATATATAAGAGCATGTTATGCATCATCTATGGAAAATATACTTGAGGCAGTAAAGAGGATTAAGCGTTTTACTGAAAAAGTTAAAAAAGATAAAAATCTCAAATAGACTTTTATAAAAAGGAAGTAGATATTATGAGAATGGTTGATATTATAAATAAAAAGAAACGAGCAGAAACTTTATCTACAGATGAAATAAATTTCTTTACTCAAAATTATAATAAAGGGAAAATACCAGATTATCAAGTATCCGCTCTTATGATGGCTATTGTTTTTCAGAAAATGAATATAAAGGAAACCTCAGATCTTACTATGGCTATGGTAAAGTCTGGGGATGTACTTGATTTATCATCGATAGATGGAATAAAAGTAGATAAACATAGTACAGGTGGAGTTGGAGATAAAACTACATTAGTTTTAGCACCACTTGTTGCAGCAGCAAAAGTTCATATAGCAAAAATGTCAGGAAGAGGGCTTGGACATACAGGAGGTACAATAGATAAGCTGAATTCATTTAAAGGTTTTTCAACTGATATAAGTGAAGAAGAATTCATTGATAATGTAAAAAAGCATTATATTTCTATAATGAGTCCTACAAAAGATATTGCACCTGCTGATAAAAAGCTTTATGCACTTAGAGATGTTACAGGAACTGTAGAAAATGTTTCTCTTATAGCATCAAGTATAATGAGCAAGAAAATAGCATCAGGAGCAGATAAGATAGTACTTGATGTAAAAACTGGAAGTGGAGCATTTATGAAAGATTATGATGATGCTTTAGTTCTTGCAGAAACTATGGTTAATATAGGAAAACAGATTAATAGAGAAGTGGTAGCTGTTATTTCAGATATGGATCAGCCTCTTGGATATGCTATAGGAAATGTTCTTGAAGTTAAAGAAGCAGTAGAAACATTAAAAGGTAATGGTCCAGAAGATCTTTTAAAGCTATGCCTTACTCTTGGAAGTAATATGCTTGTTTTAGCAGGAAAATCAAAAAATACTGATGAGGCAGAAATGCTTCTTAAAAAGCTTATAGAAAACGGTGAAGCGTTTAAAAAGTTTAAGGAATTTATATCTATTCAAGGAGGAAATCCAATTGACGCAGATAATTTAGAAAATCTACCAAAGACTAAATATATTTATGAAGTTAAATCTAAAATTTCAGGATATGTAAATAGAATAGATTCTTATAAGATAGGAATAGCTTCTATGGTTTTAGGTGCAGGAAGAGCATCTAAGGATGATGATATAGATTTAAGCGTTGGAATAGTATTAAATAAAAAGAGAAATGATAAAGTAGATAATGATGAAACATTATGTTATATATATAGTAATGATGAGGAAAAAACTCATGAAGTAGAGAGATTAATAATAGAAAGTTTTGCTATAGAAGATAAAAAGACAGATGATGTTCCATTAATTTATAAAGTTATAAAATAAGGAGGTCTTTTTTATGATTAGCAGAGTAATTTGGATTGTACTAGATAGTGTAGGAATAGGCGCTATGGATGATGCATGTATGTATGGAGATGAAAATTCAGATACAATAGGAAATATTTCAAAAAAACTTGGAGGACTTAATATTCCTAATATGGTGAAAATAGGACTTGGAAATATTGATGGAATTCATGGATTAAAAAAGTGTGACAATCCTATAGGAGTTTTTGGAAAACTAAAAGAAAAATCTATAGGAAAGGATACAGTTACAGGACATTTTGAAATGTCTGGAATAGTATCTGAGGTTCCTTTTAAGACTTATCCAAATGGATTTAAAAAAGAAATAATTGAAAAGTTTGAAAAAGAGACAGGAAGAAAAGTACTTGGAAATAAACCTGCTTCTGGAACAGCTATATTAGATGAACTTGGTGAAGAGTCAATAAAAACAGGAAGTGTTATAGTATATACATCTGCAGATAGTGTATTTCAAATTGCAGCTAATGAGGATGTTGTTCCGTTAGATGAACTTTACAAAATATGCAAATTCACAAGAAAGATGATGACAGGAGAAAACCTTGTTGCAAGAGTTATAGCAAGACCTTTTATCGGAAATAAATCTGGCCATTTTACAAGAACTCCAAATAGACGAGATTTTGCAATAAAACCACCTTATGACACTATTTTGGATAAAGCTAAAAATAAAGGTCTTGATGTAATTGCTGTAGGGAAAATAGAAGATATTTTTTCAAAAAAAGGTATAACTGAGGCTGTTCATACTATAGACAATATGGATGGAGTAGATAAGACAATTGAATTTATGAAAAAAGATAATAAAGGAATTATATATACAAATTTAGTTGATTTTGATATGAAGTGGGGACATAGAAATAATTATAAAGCATATGGAAAAGGTCTTGAAGATTTTGATTTAAGACTTAAAGAAATAATGTCTTCAATGAGAGATGATGATATTTTATTTATAACAGCAGACCATGGATGCGATCCTACAACTGAAGGAACAGATCATTCAAGAGAATATGTTCCATTTATTGGATATGGAAAAGAATTAAAAGAAAATGTAAACTTGCATGTAAGAGATACATTTGCAGATATAGGTCAGACAATAGCAGAAGTTTTAAATACAGAAAAAATAAAGAATGGAACTGGATTTTATAAGGAAATTAAGAGGTAGAAAATGATAGATTATAAAGAACTTATAAAAACAGCTTTATTTTATAGAAATAATTCATATTCTCCATATTCACATTTCAAAGTTGGAGCTGCACTAATTACAAAATCTTCAAAAATTTTTGGTGGATGTAATATAGAAAATGCTTCGTATGGAGCTACAAACTGTGCAGAGAGAACGGCTTTATTTAAAGCTGTATCAGAAGGAGAAAAAGAAATAGAAGCACTTGCGATTGTGGGAAGCAGAACTGATTATACATTCCCATGTGGAATATGTAGGCAGGTACTAGCAGAATTTTTTAAAAGTGATACAAAGATAATAATTGCAAAAAATGAAGATGATTATATAGTTAAAAATTTTCGTGACATACTTCCAGATTCATTTGATAAAAAAGATATAGATAAAGGGTAAGGAGTGATATATATGAGTACACATATTGAAGCTAAAAAAGGTGAGATAGAGGAAAAAGTAATACTTCCTGGAGATCCTATGAGAGCAAAATTTATTGCAGAAAATTTTTTGACAGATGTTCATTGTTATAACAAAGTCAGAGGAATGTACGGATTTACAGGTAAATATAAAAATGTTCCAATATCAATTCAGGGAACAGGAATGGGTATTCCATCAATTTCTATATATGTAAATGAACTTATAGCAGAATATGGAGTTAAGAATCTTATAAGAGTTGGAACATGCGGAGGATATAGTAATAAAGTAAAGATAAAAGATCTTATTATAGCTATGTCAGCATGTACAGACTCTAATATAAATATTACACGATTTGCGGGTAGAACATTTGCCCCAACAGCAAGTTTTAAACTTCTAAAACCTGCATATGAAATTGCACAAAAAAAAGGTTTTGATCCTAAAGTTGGACCTATATTTACTTCAGATACTTTTTATAATGATACAGATGATTCTTGGAAAATATGGGCTAAATTTGGCTGCCTTGGTGTGGAAATGGAAACAGCAGGATTATATACTCTTGCTGCAAAATATGGTGTAAATGCATTATCTCTTCTTACAGTAAGTGATCATTTTATTACTAAAGAAGAAACTTCATCACAAGAACGAGAAAAGACATTTACGTCTATGATTGAAACAGCATTAGAAACAATGATTAATATTTAAAAATGGAGCGAAAATAATATGTTAATTGCAGTAGTAAGTGACACACATAGAAATCAAAATTATATAAATAAAGCAAAAGAGATAATAATTAAAAAGAATACAGATATACTAATACATTTGGGAGACAATATCGAAGATTTTAATATAATGAATAATGGTTTTAAAGGA
It includes:
- a CDS encoding pyrimidine-nucleoside phosphorylase, whose protein sequence is MRMVDIINKKKRAETLSTDEINFFTQNYNKGKIPDYQVSALMMAIVFQKMNIKETSDLTMAMVKSGDVLDLSSIDGIKVDKHSTGGVGDKTTLVLAPLVAAAKVHIAKMSGRGLGHTGGTIDKLNSFKGFSTDISEEEFIDNVKKHYISIMSPTKDIAPADKKLYALRDVTGTVENVSLIASSIMSKKIASGADKIVLDVKTGSGAFMKDYDDALVLAETMVNIGKQINREVVAVISDMDQPLGYAIGNVLEVKEAVETLKGNGPEDLLKLCLTLGSNMLVLAGKSKNTDEAEMLLKKLIENGEAFKKFKEFISIQGGNPIDADNLENLPKTKYIYEVKSKISGYVNRIDSYKIGIASMVLGAGRASKDDDIDLSVGIVLNKKRNDKVDNDETLCYIYSNDEEKTHEVERLIIESFAIEDKKTDDVPLIYKVIK
- a CDS encoding phosphopentomutase: MISRVIWIVLDSVGIGAMDDACMYGDENSDTIGNISKKLGGLNIPNMVKIGLGNIDGIHGLKKCDNPIGVFGKLKEKSIGKDTVTGHFEMSGIVSEVPFKTYPNGFKKEIIEKFEKETGRKVLGNKPASGTAILDELGEESIKTGSVIVYTSADSVFQIAANEDVVPLDELYKICKFTRKMMTGENLVARVIARPFIGNKSGHFTRTPNRRDFAIKPPYDTILDKAKNKGLDVIAVGKIEDIFSKKGITEAVHTIDNMDGVDKTIEFMKKDNKGIIYTNLVDFDMKWGHRNNYKAYGKGLEDFDLRLKEIMSSMRDDDILFITADHGCDPTTEGTDHSREYVPFIGYGKELKENVNLHVRDTFADIGQTIAEVLNTEKIKNGTGFYKEIKR
- a CDS encoding cytidine deaminase, translated to MDYKELIKTALFYRNNSYSPYSHFKVGAALITKSSKIFGGCNIENASYGATNCAERTALFKAVSEGEKEIEALAIVGSRTDYTFPCGICRQVLAEFFKSDTKIIIAKNEDDYIVKNFRDILPDSFDKKDIDKG
- the deoD gene encoding purine-nucleoside phosphorylase yields the protein MSTHIEAKKGEIEEKVILPGDPMRAKFIAENFLTDVHCYNKVRGMYGFTGKYKNVPISIQGTGMGIPSISIYVNELIAEYGVKNLIRVGTCGGYSNKVKIKDLIIAMSACTDSNINITRFAGRTFAPTASFKLLKPAYEIAQKKGFDPKVGPIFTSDTFYNDTDDSWKIWAKFGCLGVEMETAGLYTLAAKYGVNALSLLTVSDHFITKEETSSQEREKTFTSMIETALETMINI